Genomic DNA from Panulirus ornatus isolate Po-2019 chromosome 50, ASM3632096v1, whole genome shotgun sequence:
aagtctgttggggatgagagagcttgggaagtgagtcagttgttgttcgctgatgatacagcgctggtggcggattcatgtgagaaactgcagaagctggtgacggagtttggtaaagtgtgtggaagaagaaagttaggagtaaatgtgaataagagcaaggttattaggtacagtagggttgagggtcaagtcaattgggaggtgagtttgaatggagaaaaactggaggaagtgaagtgttttagatatctgggagtggatctgtcagcggatggaaccatggaagcggaagtggatcatagggtgggggagggggcgaaaattttgggagccttgaaaaatgtgtggaagtcgagaacattatctcggaaagcaaaaatgggtatgtttgaaggaatagtggttccaacaatgttgtatggttgcgaggcgtgggctatggatagagttgtgcgcaggaggatggatgtgctggaaatgagatgtttgaggacaatgtgtggtgtgaggtggtttgatcgagtaagtaacgtaagggtaagagagatgtgtggaaataaaaagagcgtggttgagagagcagaagagggtgttttgaaatggtttgggcacatggagagaatgagtgaggaaagattgaccaagaggatatatgtgtcggaggtggagggaacgaggagaagagggagaccaaattggaggtggaaagatggagtgaaaaggattttgtgtgatcggggcctgaacatgcaggagggtgaaaggagggcaaggaatagagtgaattggagcgatgtggtatacaggggttgacgtgctgtcagtggattgaatcaaggcatgtgaagcgtccggggtaaaccatggaaagctgtgtaggtatgtatatttgcgtgtgtggacgtgtgtatgtacatgtgtatggggggggggggttgggccatttctttcgtctgtttccttgcgctacctcgcaaacgcgggagacagcgacgaggtataaaaaaaaaaaaaaaaaaaacttattaagTCTGTTAAACGTTTTTATGGTACTGATTCCTACCGCTGTAAatgataaatcattccatatatgtTAATAATTATTAAAAACTGCCTTATTTGAAGAACAACGTTTGTCCTTAAGTTTGCAAACATTTTATGATTGTAGTCCGAGAAATGTAACTTTAAGAaacttgttagatcaagattatctaaGTCTTTGCAAGTATTGGTGATTGGTATTAGAATACCTCCTAATCTTCAACATTATAAATTAAATAAATGCAAGTCTTCTCTcaagttgggtgaccaaaacGGAATGCACTATTGATCTATAGAGTAAGAATACTTCTTGCATCTTTTGTGACTTGTGAAAAGAGATATATTGTTTATGAATGATCCTGAGAATAAGGAAACTGAAAGTCTAAACCCATGTTTTAGAATTCAAAAAGTGCTTTTATCTGTATCACAGGCAGTCTCATATTTATATGCTTGCGAATATCACAGATGATTCAGATTAAGCCAAATTATAAGCAAGTTTTAGTTTTGTGTTTGTACTTCATTCAACATTAAGTTTCTCATTCGTACTGCCGTTCTAAATAAGCAGATTAAGTAAAAAGTATAGCATACAGATAAATTTGTGCTTGTCAAAATCTTTATCTTAGTGTACAGTACTTAGTAtactatatattatttctttaccCTCCATTTGATATTGCATAAAAAGGACATATAGAAGTGTTCTAACCCACTGATAtattttaaaaggaaaaatcatAAACAATGAAGAACCTGTATTGTGAAAACACCTCACCCCTTGCTATTTGCATTCCAGATTTGGGAAGTTACTCATTAATTAGTTTTCACAACTTGATGAATTGCCTTTTGTTGAATTATTGATAAGGAAAGAAACTATATGCGGTTCTTTACGTTAGCACACTGGATTTAAGTTACTCACACTCAACTCTTTCATTACTGATATCGTCTTTGGTTTGACCAACAGATCCAAGATGTCAACCCAGGTTACGGTACATAGGatggttaccaccaccaccacttcagctTTACTCATCAATGTAGGATATCTCAAGACATTCCCTGGTATTCTGAAGATATTTCAGATTGTAAGTGTACAGACTTTACCATACGCATTGTATTTAACAGTCTAATACACAAATATTGCAAGGACTTCTTTGCTGGTGTATTGTTTAGTTTAACTAGCATTGTTATATCAAATATGGTACATAAGTAATTCAGTGCTCATGTTCTAATACTTGATGAAAAAGGAATTAAAGATAGAATTCACAAGAACAATTGTTCATATTCTCAAAGGTTTATAAGAACTATACACCATGTTTTTTTACGATCATATAGAATATAACCAATTAATTTTTACAGATCCTTGGATGTGTGGCTGTTGGTATTATTGGCCACTACATCAAGTGGACATATGCATCATCGGAATTATTAGTACCAGAGTTGTTCTTCTTACTGATAGCCAGTGCCTGCCTCATCACGACAACTCTCTTGCTCCTGTCATGTATCTTTTCCATTGCCACAGCTTCCATCATCCCAAAGACTCTCTTTGTAAGTTCTGTATGGCTGTTTTAAGTTGTTTCTGAACTTTCACAACATGTAGGTTCCAATCTTGATTATTTACTACGTAGAAGAAATAGCTTGGTAGAAACCATTAGGATGCTCATACATGGTAATATCAGATATTAAACTAAACCTAAGGTTGAGATGAAACATGTTAATATTAATCAGGatactatctacctatatctctgatgcccgttccttcAGGAACTCCTATCGAGGGGGTGGTCATAACAAAAGAagctccacttatccctgtctttaaagtgtcccttgcatacaccatttcatgaaattcttcctccatttctctccctcaagtCCTCTTCCACACTATTTCTTCATGTCACACCAGCATACACTAGGATAAAGTCCTTTTTGGTACTCATTAGAATGTTGATTATCACAA
This window encodes:
- the LOC139764669 gene encoding uncharacterized protein isoform X1, whose protein sequence is MSTQVTVHRMVTTTTTSALLINVGYLKTFPGILKIFQIILGCVAVGIIGHYIKWTYASSELLVPELFFLLIASACLITTTLLLLSCIFSIATASIIPKTLFVVLLHGTLSYLLVCSSINLLREVVTRNSGYRIYERGYKSKIFSGAVGLVNCALYIISSIYSVRTFRQG